TTTTTGACAATGTTGCCCAGCCCATGCGTGAAATCGGTCGTTTGTCTGAGGAACTCATTACCGATTTGGTGTATCTGAAGCTGCAAATGGTAAATATTGGTTTCGAGCACGCACGTAAAATGCCATCCGACTTGTCCGGCGGCATGATTAAACGCATCGCTTTGGCGCGCGCGCTGGCGCTCGACCCGGAATTACTGTTTCTCGACGAACCAACGGCCGGACTCGACCCAGACCGCTCCGATAGTTTTGTCGAACTGATACTATCGCTACATCAACAATTGGGATTGACCGTCGTCATGGTCACCCATGATTTGGATAGTTTGTTCGCCCTCTCGACCCGCATCGCGGTGTTAGCAGAAAAAAAAGTCATCGTGATAGGCACGCCGGCTGAGGTGGTGCGTTACGAACATCCGTTCATACATAGTTTCTTCCTCGGCGGCCGCGGGCGGCGCGCAATGGAAGTCATGCAATCTGCTTCACCCTAGGAGTCCCATGGAAAACCGTTCGCATGCCCTTATTGCCGGCTTCTTCACAATTGCCTTACTGATCATTGCGAGTTTGCTCGCTATTTGGCTAGGA
The sequence above is drawn from the Undibacterium sp. CCC3.4 genome and encodes:
- a CDS encoding ABC transporter ATP-binding protein translates to MYSSANKEAIIEISGLRTQFGRTLVHDNLELSVQRGEILSIVGGSGTGKTVLLRQMLGLERPRRGRIAVFGEDIHSQDQRHLAYLRQRSGMLFQQGALYSAFSVFDNVAQPMREIGRLSEELITDLVYLKLQMVNIGFEHARKMPSDLSGGMIKRIALARALALDPELLFLDEPTAGLDPDRSDSFVELILSLHQQLGLTVVMVTHDLDSLFALSTRIAVLAEKKVIVIGTPAEVVRYEHPFIHSFFLGGRGRRAMEVMQSASP